Genomic DNA from Sphingomonas lacunae:
GCCGCGACGCCGGGTGACAGATCAGCGACACAGGCAGCCATGGACCGCTCGGCCACACCATGGCGGATCAGATCGGCCATGTGCGCGCGCAGTTCCACCGCCACTTCGCCAAACAGGTTCAACCGCGTGGCTTCGGCCATGTCGGCACTGTCAATCGCGGCCCAAAGCGCCGGGATGTTGAGCAATTTTTCCGCGACAACAAAGGCCTCGACGACATCGCCAATGCCCACACCTTCTTCCTCGGCCAGTTCAAAAGGATGGATCACGCCCATTCGGTTGATCATCCGGTTGGCGACCTTGGTGGCGACAATCTCGTTGCGCAGCTTGTGCGCCACGATGGCATCGCGATGCGCGCTGACCATGGCCGGCGGGAACGCAGCGAGCAACTCGTCTTCCATCAGCGGGTCCATGCCAATCTGCCGCTCCTCGGCGGCATCCTGCACGGTCAATTTGGCGGTCGACAGAATGACCGCAAGTTCGGGCCGGGTCAGGCCGCGTTGTTCCTGGGCACGGCGCATCAGCTCGTCATTGGCCGCCAGGCCTTCGACCGTGCGATCCAGCCTGCCATCGGCCTCAAATTGCTCTATAAGCCGGATCATGGTCGGCAACGCCTGGGCACCGCCCCGCTCGGCAATCGACAGCGCCAGCGCCTGCAACCGGTTGTCGGCCAGAACCAGTTCCGCCACATCGTCGGTCATGCCGGCCAGCAACAGGTTGCGGCTGTCTTCGGCCAGGCGGCCTTCGCGCACTTCCGTATTGAGCGCGATCTTGATGTTGACTTCATTGTCCGAACAATCGACGCCCGCCGAATTGTCGATGAAATCGGTATTGATCCGTCCTCCGCGGGCGGCAAAGGCAATGCGCGCGGCCTGGGTGATGCCCAGATTGGCGCCTTCCCCGACCACCTTGACCCTCAGCGCCTCGGCATTGACGCGCAACCGGTCATTGGCCGGATCGCCAACTTCGGCATTATTCTGCGCGGCTGCTTTGACATAGGTGCCGATGCCGCCGAACCACAACAGGTCGGCAGGGGCCTGCAATATGGCGGACATTAGCGCCAAGGGTTCCATGCTGTCCGCCTGGATGCCCAGCGCTGCCTGCGCCTCGGCTGATAGCGGAATGCTCTTTTGACTGCGCGGGAACACTCCGCCGCCCGTGCTGATCAGCTGGGGGTCATAATCGGCCCAACTGGAACGAGGCAGGTTGAACAGCCGGGACCGCTCCTGCCAGCTGGCCGCGGCATCAGGGTCGGGATCGATGAAAATGTGGCGATGATCAAAGGCGGCGACCAGCCGGATCGACCGGGACAACAACATCCCGTTGCCGAAGACATCGCCCGACATGTCACCCACGCCGACCACGGTGACCGGGTCGGCCTGCACATTGACGCCCATTTCGAGGAAGTGGCGTTGCACCGACAGCCAGGCACCGCGGGCGGTTATGCCCATGGCCTTGTGATCATAGCCGTTGGATCCGCCGCTGGCAAAGGCATCGCCCAGCCAGAAATCCCGTTCCAGAGCAAGGGCATTGGCCACGTCGCTGAAGGTTGCGGTGCCCTTGTCCGCCGCAACGACGAAATAGGGGTCTTCGCCGTCAAGCACTGTGACGTCGGCCGGGTGGACAACCGTGTCGCCGGACAGATTATCGGTGATCGACAGCAATGTCCGGATGAAGATGCGATAGCATTCGGTTCCCTCAGCAAGCCATGCGTCACGATCCGTCGCCGGATCAGGCAATTGTTTGGGATAGAAACCGCCTTTGGCGCCGGTCGGCACAATGACGGCATTCTTCACCCGCTGCGCCTTCATCAGGCCCAATATTTCCGTGCGGAAGTCGTCGCGCCGGTCCGACCAGCGCAGGCCGCCGCGTGCCACCGGGCCGGCGCGCAGGTGGATGCCCTCGACACGGGGAGAATAGACAAAAATCTCTCTCCAAGGCAGCGGTTTGGGCAAACCGGGCACGCGGGCGCTGTCGAGTTTGAAGGCCAGGGCTTCGCTGGCGGCCGGTGCAAAGGCATTGGTCCGCACCGTGGCCTCGATGAAGGCCAGGATCAGTCGCAAGATGCGGTCATCGTCGATCGCCGCAACTTGATCCAGCCCAGCCATGATAGCGGCATGTGCGACCTCTGCCTCCTTGGCTGAACGGCGCTGCGGATCATGGCGGGCGATGAACAACGCCATCAGGGCGCGGGTCACAACCGGCGCGCCACGCAGCGCCTGGACAAAGGTTGCCAGCCCATAGGTGACACCGGCTTGGCGCAGATAGCGAAAGGCCGCGCGCAGCCAGACAACCGCATCGGGATCAAGGTCGGCGCTGATCACCAACTGGTTGAACGCGTCATTCTCGGCCGCCATTGACAGGACGGCGGCTATCGCCTGTTCGGCAATCGCTTCCCGGGTCGCATCGCCGAAAGGTGAGGGGTTCCCCGTTGCGCTGCCAAGCAGGAAGTCATGGATATGCGAGTGGCCGTCGGTCAGCGCGGTCGGCTGCTCCTCGATCACGGTGAAACCGAAATTTTCAAGTGCCGGCACGACCCGGGACAAGGCAAGCGGGCCTTTGCTGCTATAGACTTTCAGACGGAACGGGCCGTCGGCATCGGTGCATGGGATCAACCTGACACGGATCTGTTGCTGCTCGTTGAGTTCGCGCAGACTCAATATGTCGCGCGCCGCCTCTTCCGGTGCGTGATTGATGCGATAGGCTTGGGGGAAGAGCGGGGCAAAGCGATGGGCGAGGGCCGTCGCCCGGCCTTCGTCGCCCAATGCCGCCAGCGCCTCCTCTATCCCCGGTGCCCAGCCACGGACCATGGCCTCCAGTTCACGATCCAGTTCGTCCAGATCTGGAACCACACCGCCATCGCGCAGGTCGAGCGTATAGCGCAGCAGGGCGGCGCCGCCGTCTTCCATCGCGACGCTCCAGCCAAGCAGCTTCGCTTTCGCCCGTTCGATCAAAAGCGACTGGATCGCCAAGCGCCGGCTGGTCGAAACCTCATCCCGTGGCAGCCAAACAAAGGCGAACAAATGGCGTTGCAACGGCGCTTCGAGCAGATGCAGCTTGGGTCTCGGCCGATCAGCAATCGACATGGCGGCCAGCGCCAGTGACTCAAGCTGGGCCGAATCGGCCGCAACCAGCAGATCATGGGGCAATTGTGTCAGAACATGCGCCAGCGCCTTCCCGGCATGGCCGGCAGGGTCGAAACCGAATTTCTGCATCAGTTCGGCGAGCGCCGTTCGCAGCAGGGGCACGCGCTCAGGCGGCGTCGAGAGGGCGGCGCTGGTCCAAAGGCCGGCGTGGACCGACAAGCCAGCCACCCCGCCTTCTCCATGAATCGGCAGGATGATGAGGTCGATCAACACACGCCGGTGAACCGACGAAATGCGGTTGGATTTGACCATCAGCGGCACACGTCCGCCGCCGGCAAACCAGCCAAGAGCCGCGTCAATGGTGGCGTCGGCCAGCAATGGCGGGCCTTCCGTCCGGCATATCCCCAACGCATCCTGTCCGCGGGCCTTGCCGACATGGCGTTCATGACCCAACTGGGTGAAATTGCGATCGAGAAACCAGCGCAACAGTGCCGATGCCTCACCGTCGCCAATGCGGCTTGCATCATCCTGCATCGCCGCCTGCATTTTCAACCAGTCGCTGACTGCCGCCCTGACATCACGCAGGACATCGTCGATGGCGGTGACCAGATCACGCCGGACGCGCGCGTCCGCGCGTTCAATCTCCATATAGATAAGGGATTCGCGCCGTTCGCCGCTGGCGTCGCGCCCCAATAACTCGATCAGCTTGCCCTCGGCGTCGCGACGCACCGCGACCACCGGGTGAATGATGCTGTCGACGGTCAATCCTGCGGCAGCCACGGCACCTGCGACTGAATCAACCAGAAAGGGCATGTCATCATTGACAATGCCCAAACGCATCCTGCGCGATCCCGCGCTGCCGCTTACGGTTTCCAGTCTGACGGAAGGCTGCCCGCCTTCGCGCTGCATGGCCAGTTCGAGCATGAACCGGGCTGCATCGGTCCAGCCTTCCCGGGTCCGGCCAAGCTCATCATCAGGCAGGGCGCTGTCGATCAGGGCGGATTCAATCGCGCGGGCCAGGGGATTCAGGGGATTATTTGCTGCTGCGCTGTCCGACATGGTGCCTCGGCCTGTTTGCCGCGGGTCGTTTCGTCCGTTCGGTCGTCGGGCCATCCTGCCCATTGGCGCACCGTCGACGAGCCTCTCCCGCTCCTCAGGGTGAAGCCTGTTCTATGCGCCTGTCGGCTCCGGGGCTCAACCCCCCAGTGCGAACTTTTGTACAAAAAAGGGAAATAAAATTACTATCAACTGCAACCGGTTTGGGCCGGATTTCAGTCCAAAAGGGTGCGAGCGGCGCGTTTGAGAGCTCTTTGGGTCAGGGTCTCGGACTGAGGCAATTGGGCAACGACGGACAGGGTGCCGCTCTGTTCGCGTCGAGCCACAAGGACGATGAATTCTCCATCATCGTTGCCGGAGCCCATTGCAACGTCGCCAATTGCTGGCGCAGCGCGAAGGGTGGCGATCATGTCGGCCGTGTCACCTGCCTGCGTGTCTTGGCCCCGGCTGGAACGCCTGATGTCTCTGACCAGCCCTTTCAGGCCGCCCTGATAGGCCGAAAGATAGGCCGGCAGACTGTCCGGCGCTATTTGCTCGCGCGCGGCATGGACTAGCACGGCGGCATATTCGGCCAGCCGTGTCTTGTCGTGTCCGGCGCCAAACACAAGTTTGACGATGGGCGTCATTGGTGAGCGGGTGGAATGCTGCAAACCTGCTTCCTGCAGCAATTCGCGATAATCTTCAGGGGCTGATTGGGTGGCTATGGCAAAGCCCCATGCCCTGCCAATCGCATTATAAAGGGCGGCATGGCCGCGCGCATTGACGTGCGCCGCCGTGTCTGCGCTTTCACGCGCGCTGGCGAGCCAATCGGCGAGGCTGGCATCAGCCGGATCGAACAGTGGCGTGTCCAGAGTGAGCACGTCTTCGTCATTTTCGTCCCCAGTCAAGGGGAGGCTGGTCGCCGCCGGTTCGCCATCCCGCAATGAGGCATTGGGGCTGTCTTCGCGGGAAATGACCATCTGCTTGCGCGGAGCGCGAAGGGGGCCTTCCTCCATCAGCGAGGGCATCAGCGGCCTGTCGCTGTCCGAATCCGGACCATCCGCCCACACTGGCGCGGTTGGCCGATGGTGCACCGGCACATTGGAGGCAGCCTCCATTTCCGCAGCCAGTGCATCGACCAGTTCAGGCTCGGCGGCTTGTTTCCAGTTGATGACACCCAGAATGAAGTCAATTGTGTCGTCATCCGACGAAAAGGGCAGCAAAACGCCGCGATACAGGATGGTTGCCCCACGCGAGTTGACGAACTCGGCTTCGAAACCGATCGGTGCGCGGTTGGCGATGATCTGCAGATAATGGTCGGTCAGCCGCGACAGCAGTGAACGACGCGGGACATCGGCAATATAGTGGATGCTGTCGTCCAGCTCGCATTCGCGTGCCAACGATTCGCCGACGAAGCCGAGGGCCGGGTTTTCGATCCCGCTGGTGAAATCCAGCAGCACCGCATTGGGGCCGAAATCGCCCAAATTATCGAGGTCGAGTGAATCGATCGCGGGAAAGGAGCGGCCGTCGAGGAGCTTGGCCCAAAAGTTGTAAGCGCGCACATGCATGCGCCGTTCGTCTTGGCCGATCATCGGCGGCGCCTCTATCCCCGGCGCATCCGTCGACAATCCGTCACTGTCATAGCCTCTGCGAAGACTGTCCATTTGCCAAGGGTCCCGGGTTGCACTCGACGCGATTATGGACCGTGGCGAGTAAACAGCGGGTTAAGTATGCCGCGACAAAGCGCTCAAATGCTTGGTCAAAGCTGGTGCAGGCAATCGGCCAACTGTTCGGTGTCGGTCGCCGTCTGGTAAAGGCCGAACCCGATGCGCAGCACATCGCCCCGGACATCGGTGACAACATCCATCCCTGCCAGGGCGGCTTGCCATGCGGTCGCATGGGGAGATTGCAGCGCCAGAAAGCGGGCCTGATTATGTCCAAGGCTCGGCGGGTTGAGCAGAGTCGCCCCGGCAAGGGCGCTGGAATCCAGCGATCCCAGCACGGCATCGCGAATTGCCGCGCAATGGGCAGAGATAGCGTCGGTCCCCAACCCGGTCTCAGCCAGCATGTCGCGCACCGCAACAAAGCGGTAGAGGCCCGACGGATCAAAAGTGGCGCCCATGAACCGGGACGCGTCGTTGGCATAGCCCACCATGCCTGGCGGCAGGGACAGATCGTCAAACTCCGCATACCAGCCGGTCAGTAGCGGCCTTGGCACAAATCCCGGGGGGCAATGCATCAGCGCGATGCCTTCACCAGCCATGGCGTATTTGTATCCGCCGGCCAGATAGAAGACGCGGTCATGGATCTGGGACAAATCAGTGTCCAGCGCCATGAAGGAATGATAGCCGTCAATCGCAACCCAAGGCCCCGCTGGATCAGCCAGATCGGCCAGAGCGTCCAGCCCGTCTATCACATGGCCGCTGCCGAACTGGACATGGCTGGCGACCAGGATATCAGGTTCAAATCGTCCTGCGGCTTCGATCAGCCTCGCCGTTGTGCCCGGCCCGGCCGGCACCGTCTCCAGCACAGCCAGACCCGCTTCCACCCAGCGCGCGGCCTGCCTGCGAAAACTGT
This window encodes:
- a CDS encoding NAD-glutamate dehydrogenase, whose protein sequence is MSDSAAANNPLNPLARAIESALIDSALPDDELGRTREGWTDAARFMLELAMQREGGQPSVRLETVSGSAGSRRMRLGIVNDDMPFLVDSVAGAVAAAGLTVDSIIHPVVAVRRDAEGKLIELLGRDASGERRESLIYMEIERADARVRRDLVTAIDDVLRDVRAAVSDWLKMQAAMQDDASRIGDGEASALLRWFLDRNFTQLGHERHVGKARGQDALGICRTEGPPLLADATIDAALGWFAGGGRVPLMVKSNRISSVHRRVLIDLIILPIHGEGGVAGLSVHAGLWTSAALSTPPERVPLLRTALAELMQKFGFDPAGHAGKALAHVLTQLPHDLLVAADSAQLESLALAAMSIADRPRPKLHLLEAPLQRHLFAFVWLPRDEVSTSRRLAIQSLLIERAKAKLLGWSVAMEDGGAALLRYTLDLRDGGVVPDLDELDRELEAMVRGWAPGIEEALAALGDEGRATALAHRFAPLFPQAYRINHAPEEAARDILSLRELNEQQQIRVRLIPCTDADGPFRLKVYSSKGPLALSRVVPALENFGFTVIEEQPTALTDGHSHIHDFLLGSATGNPSPFGDATREAIAEQAIAAVLSMAAENDAFNQLVISADLDPDAVVWLRAAFRYLRQAGVTYGLATFVQALRGAPVVTRALMALFIARHDPQRRSAKEAEVAHAAIMAGLDQVAAIDDDRILRLILAFIEATVRTNAFAPAASEALAFKLDSARVPGLPKPLPWREIFVYSPRVEGIHLRAGPVARGGLRWSDRRDDFRTEILGLMKAQRVKNAVIVPTGAKGGFYPKQLPDPATDRDAWLAEGTECYRIFIRTLLSITDNLSGDTVVHPADVTVLDGEDPYFVVAADKGTATFSDVANALALERDFWLGDAFASGGSNGYDHKAMGITARGAWLSVQRHFLEMGVNVQADPVTVVGVGDMSGDVFGNGMLLSRSIRLVAAFDHRHIFIDPDPDAAASWQERSRLFNLPRSSWADYDPQLISTGGGVFPRSQKSIPLSAEAQAALGIQADSMEPLALMSAILQAPADLLWFGGIGTYVKAAAQNNAEVGDPANDRLRVNAEALRVKVVGEGANLGITQAARIAFAARGGRINTDFIDNSAGVDCSDNEVNIKIALNTEVREGRLAEDSRNLLLAGMTDDVAELVLADNRLQALALSIAERGGAQALPTMIRLIEQFEADGRLDRTVEGLAANDELMRRAQEQRGLTRPELAVILSTAKLTVQDAAEERQIGMDPLMEDELLAAFPPAMVSAHRDAIVAHKLRNEIVATKVANRMINRMGVIHPFELAEEEGVGIGDVVEAFVVAEKLLNIPALWAAIDSADMAEATRLNLFGEVAVELRAHMADLIRHGVAERSMAACVADLSPGVAALDKASDSLLRPEGLEQARSFAARLIAAGAPADLADRIVHLAEIDGSIGIVALSRVIGAEPVALTEAFTTLGHATGLDWAQGIAMQMAPSDPWERLLVAGLGRDFQQIRLDLIGRLGGDPVAAMADWLARNGGRVQQFRTFIERARANPNPSPAMLAQLAGQARTLLARM
- a CDS encoding PAS domain-containing protein, yielding MDSLRRGYDSDGLSTDAPGIEAPPMIGQDERRMHVRAYNFWAKLLDGRSFPAIDSLDLDNLGDFGPNAVLLDFTSGIENPALGFVGESLARECELDDSIHYIADVPRRSLLSRLTDHYLQIIANRAPIGFEAEFVNSRGATILYRGVLLPFSSDDDTIDFILGVINWKQAAEPELVDALAAEMEAASNVPVHHRPTAPVWADGPDSDSDRPLMPSLMEEGPLRAPRKQMVISREDSPNASLRDGEPAATSLPLTGDENDEDVLTLDTPLFDPADASLADWLASARESADTAAHVNARGHAALYNAIGRAWGFAIATQSAPEDYRELLQEAGLQHSTRSPMTPIVKLVFGAGHDKTRLAEYAAVLVHAAREQIAPDSLPAYLSAYQGGLKGLVRDIRRSSRGQDTQAGDTADMIATLRAAPAIGDVAMGSGNDDGEFIVLVARREQSGTLSVVAQLPQSETLTQRALKRAARTLLD
- a CDS encoding aminotransferase class V-fold PLP-dependent enzyme: MNGSAAGDWRHLFQRTLAAAPERLHFAAHSHHLWPDASYVGQMAAWQDAARLADHKWDRVMGEIWPAAQRHVAAELNLPDPSSIVFAGNTHDFLIRLFASVDRGPRQRPVRLLASDGEFHSFRRQAARWVEAGLAVLETVPAGPGTTARLIEAAGRFEPDILVASHVQFGSGHVIDGLDALADLADPAGPWVAIDGYHSFMALDTDLSQIHDRVFYLAGGYKYAMAGEGIALMHCPPGFVPRPLLTGWYAEFDDLSLPPGMVGYANDASRFMGATFDPSGLYRFVAVRDMLAETGLGTDAISAHCAAIRDAVLGSLDSSALAGATLLNPPSLGHNQARFLALQSPHATAWQAALAGMDVVTDVRGDVLRIGFGLYQTATDTEQLADCLHQL